A single region of the Triticum dicoccoides isolate Atlit2015 ecotype Zavitan chromosome 2B, WEW_v2.0, whole genome shotgun sequence genome encodes:
- the LOC119362134 gene encoding thylakoid lumenal 15.0 kDa protein 2, chloroplastic-like: MVLLVPSTLPRAPYGAAASTSSPTPLSIHPRPRRHALAVPRCSARRTPPPTDAAAGREAAAAASWAGKLAGAVPWKAAVSGALALTLSFSCFVGLVNAKAGVNKPELLPKEFTTVIDVAGFLSSGQENRLRQEIEDLEKDTGYKLRVLAQNYPDTPGLAIKDFWQVDDRTIVFVADPTFGNIINFNIGSLIDLDIPQSFWSRVAGKYGNMFYWKEKGEDASIEGAVMAISRCLREPTGASNCSEVF, from the exons atggTTCTCCTCGTCCCATCCACACTCCCACGGGCACCCTACGGAGCAGCCGCGTCCACATCGTCGCCGACGCCGTTATCCATTCACCCGCGCCCAAGGCGGCATGCTCTCGCCGTCCCGCGCTGCTCCGCTCGCCGGACTCCGCCGCCCACCGACGCAGCCGCCGGCAGGGAGGCCGCGGCTGCTGCTTCTTGGGCCGGCAAGCTAGCCGGCGCCGTGCCATGGAAGGCGGCCGTCTCCGGCGCGCTCGCGCTCACCTTGTCCTTCTCCTGCT TTGTCGGTTTGGTCAATGCCAAGGCTGGGGTCAACAAGCCTGAGTTGCTCCCCAAGGAGTTCACCACCGTCATTGACGTCGCCGGTTTCCTCTCTTCAGGCCAG GAAAATCGTTTACGTCAAGAGATAGAAGACCTAGAGAAGGACACTGGATATAAGTTGAGAGTTCTCGCACAAAATTATCCAGATACACCAG GATTGGCTATCAAGGATTTTTGGCAAGTTGATGACAGAACTATTGTCTTCGTTGCAGATCCCACCTTCG GTAACATTATAAATTTCAACATTGGTTCATTGATTGATCTAGACATTCCTCAGAGCTTCTGGAGTCGTGTTGCAGGGAAGTATGGAAACATGTTCTATTGGAAAGAAAAG GGAGAGGATGCATCAATTGAAGGCGCTGTGATGGCAATATCGCGCTGTCTGAGAGAGCCCACAGGGGCAAGTAATTGTTCGGAGGTATTTTAG
- the LOC119367107 gene encoding two-component response regulator ORR42-like — protein sequence MELKAKGSASIKALLVEDIQVCRLVLSTFLLRLHCEVTLAMNGKEAVDLFLEGKKFDIVLFDKDMPVMTGPEAIVKIRAMGETDVKIVGVSADNHAMEAFMSAGANLFVPKPIRMEALSPIIQDVINKKMHDMV from the exons ATGGAGCTCAAGGCCAAAGGATCCGCCTCTATCAAGGCACTACTTGTAGAGGACATTCAAGTTTGTAGGTTGGTCCTCTCAACATTTCTGCTCAGACTTCACTGTGAGGTTACTCTAGCCATGAATGGGAAGGAAGCTGTTGATTTGTTCCTTGAGGGAAAAAAGTTTGACATTGTTTTGTTCGATAAGGATATGCCCGTCATGACTGGTCCAGAG GCAATTGTGAAGATCCGTGCTATGGGGGAAACTGATGTGAAGATTGTTGGGGTTTCTGCCGATAATCATGCCATGGAGGCGTTCATGAGTGCAGGTGCTAATTTATTTGTGCCCAAACCAATAAGGATGGAGGCCCTCAGTCCTATCATTCAGGATGTCATCAACAAGAAGATGCATGACATGGTCTAG